From a region of the Arachis ipaensis cultivar K30076 chromosome B09, Araip1.1, whole genome shotgun sequence genome:
- the LOC107615588 gene encoding uncharacterized protein LOC107615588, translating to MASPKTVKEVQRLTGRLAALSRFIPCLASTSVPFFQTIKKKSKFKWNDDCERAFSKLKTTLSQPPILQKPIQGEDLFLYLSVTDWAISSALVTERSKVQHPVYFVSKTLQHAELNYPRIEKLALALIFSARRLRPYFQSHVIHVRTDQPLRQVLYKPEVAGRLIKWAVELSEFDIRYQSRGPIKSQFLADFIAELTIPSEEDHAKQWILFVDGSSNQEGCGAGIRLEADDGFILEHSIHLAFKASNNQSEYEVLLAGLRHCSDLQISTIKVYCDSLLVVQQVNDLFQVKDPLLSKYLLLVKKLSKKFIKFEIEHIPREQNQRANLLSKLGSTQSTLTTLHQFTITSPTVTLINVLSVSQETDWRTDFIHYLETGVVPEGVENSKKFRRRASFFTILNGELYRRGYTRPLLKCLNKSEAEIALAEAHEGICGTHTRARSLASKVLRAGFFWPTLTHDSKQKIRTCNNCQRHAPLIHIPAEQLHHADISWPFNQWGLDILGPFPTAPGQVKYLIVEIDYFSKWVEAQPLAKITSQQTITFVWKNIICRFGIPQHITTDNGRQFADKKFQAFLQNLKIKQHFASVEHPQTNGQAEAANKVILHALKKKLDEAKGLWAKLIPEVLWGYNTTPQTSTKETPFRLVYGVLFFLLPRFYPKGFCLERF from the coding sequence ATGGCCAGCCCCAAAACAGTAAAAGAAGTTCAGCGCCTCACAGGACGCCTTGCCGCACTTTCCAGATTTATTCCCTGTTTAGCTTCAACTTCTGTTCCTTTTTTccaaacaataaaaaagaaaagtaaattcaagtGGAACGACGATTGTGAGAGggccttttcaaaattaaaaacaacaCTCTCACAACCGCCGATTCTACAAAAACCCATACAAGGGGAGgatttatttctatatttatcgGTAACTGATTGGGCAATAAGCTCAGCCCTTGTTACAGAAAGAAGCAAAGTTCAGCATCCAGTGTACTTTGTTAGCAAAACTCTACAGCATGCCGAACTTAATTATCCAAGAATTGAAAAGCTCGCGTTGGCACTTATATTCTCGGCGCGACGTCTCCGACCTTATTTCCAGAGCCACGTTATCCATGTCAGAACAGATCAGCCACTAAGACAAGTGCTATACAAACCAGAAGTTGCAGGACGACTAATTAAATGGGCAGTCGAACTGTCTGAATTCGACATCAGATACCAATCCAGAGGACCAATCAAGTCACAATTCCTGGCAGATTTCATTGCCGAACTTACCATACCATCTGAAGAAGATCATGCAAAACAATGGATTTTATTTGTCGACGGCTCCTCAAATCAAGAAGGCTGTGGTGCAGGAATTCGTCTTGAAGCCGACGACGGATTCATATTGGAACACTCAATACACTTAGCCTTCAAAGCAAGCAACAACCAATCCGAGTATGAAGTACTACTCGCCGGACTCAGACATTGCTCAGATCTTCAAATATCGACGATCAAGGTATATTGTGACTCTTTGTTAGTCGTACAGCAGGTAAATGACCTCTTCCAGGTAAAAGATCCTCTACTCTCTAAGTACCTGCTACTAGTAAAGAAACTTTCAAAGAAATTTATCAAATTTGAAATAGAACATATTCCCCGAGAACAAAACCAGAGAGCAAATCTCTTATCTAAGCTCGGCAGTACTCAGTCTACGCTAACCACACTACACCAGTTCACAATAACATCACCCACTGTTACTCTGATAAATGTATTAAGTGTTTCACAGGAAACAGATTGGAGGACGGACTTTATACACTATCTAGAAACAGGTGTTGTACCAGAAGGGGTCGAAAACAGTAAAAAATTTCGGCGGCGAGCATCCTTCTTCACAATCCTAAATGGAGAATTGTATCGACGAGGTTATACCCGGCCACTACTCAAATGTCTCAACAAGTCCGAAGCAGAAATAGCTTTAGCCGAGGCACACGAGGGAATCTGCGGGACACACACAAGAGCTCGGAGCCTAGCATCAAAGGTCCTCCGGGCTGGGTTTTTCTGGCCGACTTTAACACACGACAGCAAACAGAAAATCAGGACATGCAACAATTGCCAAAGACATGCACCCCTGATACACATACCTGCCGAACAGTTACATCACGCAGACATCAGTTGGCCATTCAACCAATGGGGTCTAGATATACTCGGGCCGTTCCCTACGGCACCGGGCCAGGTAAAATATCTTATTGTCGAAATTGATTATTTCTCCAAATGGGTGGAGGCCCAACCTTTAGCAAAAATAACATCACAACAAACAATCACATTTGTTTGGAAGAACATTATTTGCCGTTTCGGCATACCTCAGCATATTACAACTGACAATGGTCGCCAGTTTGCCGATAAAAAATTTCAAGCTTTTTTGCAGAATCTAAAAATAAAACAACACTTCGCCTCTGTGGAACATCCCCAAACGAACGGCCAAGCTGAAGCCGCAAACAAAGTCATCTTACATGCACTAAAGAAGAAACTAGACGAGGCCAAAGGACTCTGGGCCAAATTAATACCTGAAGTACTTTGGGGATACAACACCACCCCACAAACATCAACAAAGGAGACACCATTCAGATTGGTATatggtgtactctttttcctactgccAAGATTTTATCCCaaagggttttgcttggagaggttttaa